In Gopherus evgoodei ecotype Sinaloan lineage unplaced genomic scaffold, rGopEvg1_v1.p scaffold_65_arrow_ctg1, whole genome shotgun sequence, a single window of DNA contains:
- the LOC115643638 gene encoding olfactory receptor 52R1-like translates to MSDSNTTNFTNPSTFILLGIPDLQMAQVWISIPFCTMYAIAILGNFIILFIVKRETSLHEPMYYFLCMLAITDLVLSTSTLPKMLSIFWFNSREINFSACLTQMYFIHCFSVMESGIFVAMAWDRYVAICDPLRHSIILTNPMVAKIILAVVLRGSMLVLPYPFLVRQWPYCRTNIIPHTYCEHIAVVKLACTNIRISSYYGLFVAFLVTGLDVFFIAVSYIQILRAIFSLPTKDARLKTFGTCSSHLCVILIFYIPSLFSFLMHRFGHNLALHFHILIANVYLLVPPMLNPIIYGMRTKQIWNRLLQLFTHTGT, encoded by the coding sequence atgtcagattccaacacaaccaacttcaccaacccctccaccttcatcctgctgggcattcctgacCTGCAGATGGCCCAAGTCTGGATCTCCAtacccttctgcaccatgtatgccatagccatcttggggaacttcatcatcctgttcattgtgaagagGGAGAcgagcctccatgagcccatgtactatttcctctgcatgctggccatcaCCGACCTGGTCCTGTCCACTTCCACTCtacccaaaatgctgagcatcttctggttcaattctaGGGAGAtcaatttcagtgcctgcctcacccagatgtacttcattcactgcttctcagtgATGGAGTCTGGGATTTTCGTGGCCATGGCTTGGGatcgctacgtggccatctgtgatcccctgagacattccattATCCTGACAAACCCCATGGTGGCCAAGATCATCCTGGCTGTGGTGTTGCGCGGTAGCATGCTCGTACTGCCCTATCCCTTCCTGGTTAGgcagtggccatattgcagaaccaacatcatcccccacaCCTACTGTGAGCACATAGCcgtggtgaagctggcctgcaCAAACATCCGCATTAGTAGTTACTACGGCCTCTTTGTGGCATTTTTGGTGACCGGTCTGGATGTATTTTTTATCGCTGTGTCCTATatccagatcctcagggccatcttcagcctccccacaaaggatgcccggctgaagacttttgggacctgcagctcccacctctgtgtcATCTTAATCTTTTATATTccatctctcttctccttcctcatgCACCGGTTTGGGCACAATTTGGCCCTGCATTTCCACATTCTCATTGCCAATGTGTACCTCCTGGTGCCCCCCATGCTAAATCCCATCATCTATGGGATGAGGACCAAACAGATCTGGAACAGGCTGCTCCAACTCTTTACTCATACAGGGACCTAA